A window from Rhizosphaericola mali encodes these proteins:
- a CDS encoding RagB/SusD family nutrient uptake outer membrane protein — MKKRLNYIVLMILMLFTFGSCKKYLNTVPTGLLVEDSIFTSLTNTNAYLAQVYANLPDEFYQRFAPNSNAGPWMGASDEANNYSQLFIMSNQLNQSSWDATVGGTYWSNFYKPIRTATDFIAKIDGANSVEVSDFLKAHFKGEARALRAIYYFWMLRLYGPIPILSSEIDANATGDAIYFARTPFDSCVSYISNQLDTAYNEIESVSNTSHPADQPISIGSTIEYGRITSGVCKAYKEQVLMLAASPLFNGNSDYASLRNTDGTQLIPQTYDANKWKTAAAAAKAFIDEFDPVTYSLYTSTGSDSFTNAYNACKNVVTTEWNSEWIWGRANSSFGTLAYDITPKLVGYNSSVQKGGGFLAVNQSMVDAYFMKNGRTIDDPQSGYQTSGTSMFKSPYDVQTRSTFNQWVGREPRFYVGVTYNNSYWMDQGSSSDEVIVNYELHGNSGRSQSTTDVSSTGYNVRKHLTVSHNSRSWCYIRLAEIYLDYVEALNESDPGNTDILKYLNLIRIRAGIPAYGTGSLSAPGSQTAMRTAIWHERQIELAFEDVRYFDIRRWKIAAQTMGQDVYGMNVYADGDAFYTKTLAERRRFLSRDYLWPIPNSEILKDKLLIQNPGW; from the coding sequence ATGAAAAAAAGACTCAATTATATTGTTTTAATGATCTTGATGCTATTTACGTTTGGGTCATGTAAAAAGTATCTAAATACGGTACCTACTGGACTGTTAGTAGAGGATAGTATATTTACTTCATTAACAAATACAAATGCCTATTTGGCACAAGTGTATGCAAATTTGCCTGATGAATTTTATCAAAGATTTGCACCTAATAGTAATGCTGGACCATGGATGGGGGCATCAGATGAAGCGAATAACTATTCACAACTATTTATCATGTCTAATCAATTAAATCAAAGTAGCTGGGATGCGACTGTTGGTGGTACTTATTGGAGTAATTTTTATAAACCTATTAGAACGGCTACCGATTTTATCGCTAAAATTGATGGGGCAAATTCTGTCGAAGTATCCGATTTTTTAAAAGCTCATTTTAAGGGTGAAGCGAGAGCACTAAGAGCAATTTATTATTTTTGGATGTTAAGATTGTATGGTCCAATACCAATTTTGTCAAGTGAAATAGATGCAAATGCTACAGGAGACGCAATTTACTTTGCAAGAACACCATTTGACTCATGTGTAAGTTACATATCTAATCAATTGGATACTGCTTATAATGAAATTGAGTCCGTTTCTAATACAAGTCATCCTGCAGATCAGCCAATTAGTATTGGTAGTACAATTGAATATGGTCGTATTACATCTGGAGTATGTAAGGCTTATAAGGAACAAGTATTGATGTTAGCGGCTAGTCCTTTGTTTAATGGGAATTCTGATTATGCATCTTTAAGAAATACAGATGGTACGCAACTTATACCACAGACGTATGATGCAAATAAATGGAAAACTGCCGCAGCCGCAGCCAAAGCTTTTATTGATGAATTTGATCCTGTAACTTATAGTTTATACACTTCTACTGGCTCTGATAGCTTTACAAATGCATATAACGCTTGTAAAAATGTCGTAACTACTGAATGGAATAGTGAATGGATATGGGGGAGAGCAAATAGCAGTTTTGGTACTTTAGCTTATGATATTACGCCAAAATTGGTTGGATATAACTCTAGTGTTCAAAAAGGAGGCGGATTCTTAGCAGTAAATCAATCCATGGTGGATGCCTACTTTATGAAAAATGGTCGTACTATTGACGATCCTCAGTCTGGATATCAGACGTCCGGAACATCTATGTTTAAATCGCCATATGATGTTCAAACTAGAAGCACATTTAACCAATGGGTGGGGCGGGAACCCAGATTTTACGTGGGAGTTACTTATAACAATAGTTATTGGATGGATCAAGGGAGTAGTTCTGATGAAGTAATTGTTAATTATGAATTACATGGTAATTCGGGTCGTTCACAAAGTACAACGGATGTCTCTTCTACAGGTTATAATGTTAGAAAACATTTGACAGTTTCGCATAATAGTAGATCATGGTGCTATATTCGTTTGGCAGAAATTTATTTAGATTATGTGGAAGCCTTAAATGAGTCTGATCCAGGGAATACCGATATCTTAAAGTATTTGAATTTAATTAGAATTAGAGCGGGAATTCCTGCTTATGGGACAGGTAGCCTTTCTGCGCCGGGGTCTCAAACTGCCATGAGAACTGCAATATGGCACGAAAGGCAAATTGAATTAGCTTTTGAAGATGTTAGATATTTTGATATAAGACGCTGGAAAATCGCTGCACAGACTATGGGACAAGATGTATATGGTATGAATGTGTATGCTGACGGTGATGCATTCTATACTAAAACACTTGCTGAAAGAAGACGCTTTTTGTCAAGAGATTATTTATGGCCAATACCGAATAGTGAAATTTTAAAGGATAAACTATTGATTCAAAACCCAGGTTGGTAA
- a CDS encoding response regulator transcription factor yields MNRLLFVEDEIDLGSVIKQYLEINDFSVEWSTNGKSAFEYFTNNQSEIDLVIIDVSIPEMDGFELAEHINNISDKPFIFLTARKEKNDKIKGLKIGADDYITKPFDIDELVLRLKNILKRNNHVEKNVMENNPALNINNAAIIIGDTEFNKTLLHLNVKGKDITLTLREAELLEYLFAHQNIILKREDILVDLWGKNDYFLGRSLDVFISRLRKYFGKDASIQINNVYGIGFIFKTK; encoded by the coding sequence ATGAACAGATTACTTTTTGTTGAAGATGAAATAGATTTGGGAAGTGTGATCAAGCAATATCTCGAAATTAATGACTTTAGTGTTGAATGGTCAACAAATGGAAAAAGTGCTTTTGAATATTTCACAAACAATCAAAGTGAAATCGACTTAGTCATAATAGATGTGTCGATACCAGAAATGGATGGATTTGAACTAGCAGAGCATATCAATAATATTAGTGATAAACCGTTTATATTTTTAACCGCTCGCAAAGAAAAAAATGATAAAATTAAAGGCTTAAAAATTGGTGCGGATGATTACATTACGAAGCCATTTGATATCGATGAATTAGTTCTTCGACTTAAAAATATCCTAAAAAGAAATAATCATGTTGAGAAAAACGTAATGGAAAATAATCCTGCACTCAACATTAATAATGCTGCAATAATAATAGGCGATACCGAATTTAATAAAACCTTACTGCATCTCAACGTGAAAGGAAAAGATATTACCCTAACGTTAAGAGAAGCAGAATTGTTAGAATATTTATTTGCACATCAAAATATTATTTTAAAAAGGGAAGATATTTTGGTGGATCTTTGGGGCAAAAATGATTATTTTCTTGGTAGAAGTTTAGATGTATTTATCTCTAGATTAAGAAAATATTTTGGAAAGGATGCAAGTATCCAAATCAACAATGTATATGGCATTGGTTTTATATTCAAGACTAAGTAA
- a CDS encoding SusC/RagA family TonB-linked outer membrane protein yields the protein MCTFFIFCFSTKANAQEKITITGTVRDNLNAIVNGASITNLNSHKVVLTSSSGTFSIDAHRGDSLKASYIGYQDIVWKFTDLINYDLVLNASSGSLNDVVVTGFGQKERKSSLVGSIATVNAQDLQHPVANLSTMLAGRIAGVVGVQRSGLPGSNSADIWIRGIQSFGSNPTGPLIIVDGVQGRNINDYDPEDIQSFSVLKDAAATALYGSLGANGVILITTKRGSEAKSQIMGQFLQGITTFTKLPKMADAGTFMNLKNEAEEASGYAPSYTQDYIDSTLDPNANHYVYPNVDWFKQVFKSSSMNRKATVSATGGSDNTQYYVSLNYYDETSMIKQDPSQSQYNAGTRFSRYNFTSNVDMRWTKTTKFSLSIQGYITSFNQPGTGAGGSNYTLGSSSGAQAAFSDAMNASPVRVPAFYPGNLVAGVAEGSTPSPNPWASVTQTGYDNIYTSQLNSTLSLQQDFGFWVKGLSANAQYSFDNESQNENYRTRQRSIWYLNQAQPYNADGTLNLQEVIAGSDNLNFGRLSAGNRQNTLQGQINYSRSFGEHHVTGMLVYNQLSSVDPYQSSYTAYIPHHQQNYAAKLGYSYKNTYLFEFNLGYNGSEDYAPNKRFGWFPAPGVSWIVSNEDFFKPLSKVFQYFKVRYTDGLSGAPGTGLRFGYLTFVTTGANGASFGTASSLVNYSGVNISQYGANVQWAVSHTRDLGVDFHTANDHLQFVLDYFHSHRTKVFLSRADFPDYAGLQYQPVGNLGVVDASGFEGQVTLTPIKIGKNMTLGFNGTFTYNTNKLVDDDEPSYADPYQDRKGHNINAQYGYIADGLFKNQAQIDNSADQSALGGNPRPGDIKYKDLNGDGVINQYDQTKISNGDVPKWIAGAGFNFTYGDFYISAFFQANIGSYRTLSGIAQSPFAMSDDGNVFANATDRWTPENPIENPFYPRLGYGSNANANNDVASTWWVKNISFVRFKTLDIGYNFKNRSWMKSMGMRNLQVYFDGINLMYWSPFKLWDPELNTGNGNVYPNTRNLSIGVRANF from the coding sequence TTGTGTACATTTTTTATATTTTGTTTTTCGACTAAAGCTAATGCACAAGAAAAAATTACAATAACAGGGACTGTTCGTGATAACTTAAATGCTATTGTTAATGGAGCTTCTATTACTAATCTGAACTCTCATAAAGTTGTTTTAACAAGTAGTTCGGGTACATTTTCTATTGATGCCCACAGAGGAGATTCATTAAAAGCTTCCTATATTGGGTATCAAGATATCGTCTGGAAGTTTACAGATCTAATAAACTATGATTTAGTTTTAAATGCATCTTCAGGTAGTCTGAATGATGTAGTTGTTACTGGTTTTGGGCAAAAGGAGAGAAAGTCTAGTCTAGTTGGATCGATTGCAACTGTAAATGCTCAAGATTTACAACATCCTGTTGCTAATTTAAGTACGATGTTAGCTGGTCGTATAGCTGGTGTAGTAGGGGTTCAACGATCTGGTCTTCCTGGTAGTAATTCTGCGGATATATGGATTCGAGGTATTCAAAGTTTTGGTAGTAACCCAACAGGACCATTGATTATAGTCGACGGGGTTCAAGGCAGAAATATAAACGATTATGATCCTGAAGATATTCAATCTTTTTCTGTATTAAAAGATGCTGCGGCTACGGCCTTGTATGGTTCTTTAGGAGCCAATGGAGTTATTTTAATTACTACCAAAAGAGGAAGCGAAGCGAAAAGTCAAATTATGGGTCAATTTCTTCAAGGAATTACAACCTTTACTAAACTTCCAAAAATGGCTGATGCTGGGACGTTCATGAATCTAAAAAATGAAGCGGAGGAAGCTTCTGGATATGCGCCTAGTTATACTCAAGATTATATAGATAGCACTTTGGATCCTAATGCAAACCATTACGTTTATCCTAATGTAGACTGGTTTAAACAAGTATTCAAGAGTAGTTCTATGAATCGAAAAGCTACAGTAAGTGCAACAGGTGGCTCAGATAATACTCAATACTATGTTTCCCTTAACTACTATGATGAGACTTCTATGATAAAACAAGATCCTTCTCAGTCTCAGTATAATGCAGGTACAAGATTTTCTAGATATAATTTTACTTCAAATGTAGACATGAGATGGACGAAGACTACAAAGTTTTCTTTGTCTATTCAAGGATATATAACTTCTTTTAATCAACCAGGCACTGGCGCTGGTGGTAGTAATTACACACTAGGTTCTAGTTCTGGAGCCCAAGCAGCATTTTCAGATGCAATGAATGCAAGCCCTGTTAGAGTTCCTGCTTTTTATCCTGGAAATTTAGTTGCTGGAGTAGCCGAAGGGTCGACCCCTTCTCCAAATCCGTGGGCTTCTGTAACCCAGACTGGTTATGATAATATTTATACATCTCAATTAAATAGTACTCTATCATTACAACAAGATTTTGGGTTTTGGGTTAAAGGATTGTCGGCAAATGCTCAGTATTCCTTTGATAATGAGAGTCAGAACGAAAATTATAGAACAAGACAGAGAAGTATTTGGTATTTAAATCAGGCACAGCCGTATAATGCCGATGGTACACTCAATTTACAAGAAGTAATTGCTGGTTCAGATAATTTAAACTTTGGAAGACTGAGTGCCGGTAATCGTCAGAATACATTACAAGGGCAGATCAACTATAGTAGAAGTTTTGGAGAGCATCACGTAACTGGAATGTTGGTTTATAATCAATTAAGTTCGGTAGATCCATATCAGTCTAGTTATACTGCGTATATACCACACCATCAACAAAACTATGCGGCAAAATTGGGTTATTCTTATAAAAATACTTATTTGTTCGAGTTTAACCTTGGTTACAATGGTTCTGAAGATTATGCACCTAACAAAAGATTTGGATGGTTTCCAGCTCCGGGTGTAAGTTGGATAGTATCAAATGAAGACTTTTTTAAACCATTAAGCAAAGTATTTCAATATTTCAAAGTTAGATATACAGATGGCCTTTCTGGAGCACCTGGTACTGGTTTGAGATTTGGATATTTAACTTTTGTAACTACAGGAGCTAATGGCGCTTCATTTGGTACCGCGTCTTCATTAGTTAATTATAGTGGTGTTAATATATCTCAATATGGTGCAAATGTTCAATGGGCAGTTTCACATACTCGAGATTTAGGTGTTGATTTTCATACTGCGAATGATCATTTACAATTCGTGTTAGACTATTTTCACTCACATAGAACTAAAGTTTTTCTTTCTAGAGCCGATTTTCCTGATTATGCAGGACTACAATATCAACCAGTTGGTAATTTAGGGGTAGTTGATGCTTCTGGATTTGAAGGTCAAGTAACCTTGACTCCTATAAAAATTGGTAAAAATATGACTTTAGGGTTTAATGGTACATTTACTTATAATACCAATAAACTTGTTGATGATGATGAACCTTCTTATGCAGATCCATATCAGGATCGAAAAGGGCATAATATAAATGCACAATATGGTTATATCGCTGATGGGTTATTTAAAAATCAAGCACAAATCGATAATAGTGCTGATCAGAGTGCATTAGGTGGTAACCCAAGACCTGGAGATATAAAATATAAAGATTTGAATGGAGATGGAGTCATTAATCAATATGACCAAACAAAAATAAGCAATGGAGATGTTCCTAAATGGATTGCTGGCGCAGGATTTAATTTTACATATGGTGATTTTTATATAAGTGCATTCTTTCAAGCTAATATAGGTTCTTATAGAACTTTAAGTGGTATTGCTCAATCTCCTTTTGCTATGAGTGATGATGGGAATGTATTTGCTAATGCAACTGATAGATGGACTCCGGAAAATCCGATAGAAAATCCATTTTATCCAAGATTAGGTTATGGATCTAATGCAAATGCTAATAATGATGTAGCTAGTACATGGTGGGTAAAAAATATCAGTTTTGTACGTTTCAAAACTTTAGATATTGGCTATAACTTTAAAAACAGATCATGGATGAAAAGTATGGGAATGCGCAACTTACAAGTATATTTTGATGGGATTAATTTGATGTATTGGAGCCCTTTTAAACTATGGGATCCAGAGTTGAATACTGGTAATGGTAATGTTTATCCTAATACAAGAAACTTATCTATCGGAGTAAGAGCTAATTTCTAA
- a CDS encoding glycoside hydrolase family 130 protein, with protein MGKQLLFIVLFLYLSLSGNGQKLPNWCIGPFIRPSKVNPIIEPDSSTFLDPMTNSLLKWKASDVFNPAAVLKGDTICVLYRSEDKSAMGIGKRTSRIGLATSLNGINMSFEKEPVLYPAEDNQKRNEWPGGCEDPRVAVNDDGDYVMLYTQWNRQVPRLAVAISKDLRHWHKYGPVFQTAFNGRYKDMATKSASIVTKLKNGKLVITKVNGKYLMYWGEEHVYMASSTDLIHWKPLEDREGHLAELISPRKGFFDSKLTECGPPAILTQRGIVLMYNGKNDEGPNADNNYTKNAYCAGQVLFDKKNPTKVLERLNTPFLIPEASFEKSGQYPAGTVFIEGLVFRNNKWYLYYGCADSRVAVAITK; from the coding sequence ATGGGCAAGCAACTTTTATTTATAGTCTTGTTTTTATATTTGTCCTTGTCAGGTAATGGACAAAAGTTGCCAAATTGGTGTATTGGTCCGTTTATCCGACCCTCAAAAGTGAATCCGATTATAGAGCCGGATTCTTCCACATTTTTAGATCCTATGACTAATAGTTTGTTGAAATGGAAAGCTAGTGATGTATTTAATCCTGCCGCGGTATTAAAAGGCGATACTATCTGCGTGTTATATAGATCTGAGGATAAGAGTGCGATGGGAATAGGAAAACGTACGTCTCGCATTGGATTAGCGACCTCTTTAAATGGTATAAACATGTCATTCGAAAAAGAGCCAGTTTTATATCCAGCTGAGGATAATCAAAAAAGGAATGAATGGCCAGGAGGGTGTGAGGATCCTAGAGTCGCAGTTAATGATGATGGAGACTATGTGATGCTCTATACACAATGGAATAGACAGGTGCCAAGATTAGCGGTCGCAATAAGTAAAGATTTAAGGCATTGGCATAAATATGGTCCAGTATTTCAGACCGCTTTCAATGGACGATATAAAGATATGGCTACTAAATCGGCATCCATCGTAACTAAACTGAAAAATGGAAAATTAGTTATTACTAAGGTAAATGGAAAATATCTAATGTATTGGGGCGAAGAACATGTATATATGGCAAGTTCTACTGATCTTATTCATTGGAAACCATTGGAGGATCGTGAAGGGCATTTGGCCGAATTAATTTCTCCGAGAAAAGGTTTTTTCGATAGTAAGCTTACGGAATGTGGTCCTCCTGCTATATTAACCCAAAGAGGAATAGTTCTTATGTATAATGGGAAAAATGATGAAGGCCCTAATGCCGATAATAACTATACTAAAAATGCTTATTGTGCAGGACAAGTTTTATTTGATAAAAAAAATCCTACTAAAGTTTTGGAACGATTAAATACTCCATTTTTAATACCAGAGGCCTCATTTGAAAAAAGCGGTCAATATCCCGCTGGTACTGTTTTTATAGAAGGTTTAGTGTTTAGAAATAATAAATGGTATTTGTATTACGGATGTGCAGATTCAAGAGTGGCTGTAGCGATAACAAAATAG
- a CDS encoding BT_3987 domain-containing protein → MTTLYMYLKKGLTIFLILGVLICVFIASCVKDNKLYSPEEGNIYMPQAYADKANLSLFVLDTPQVITLGAAYSGFNSASTNIQADFEVDTSLIAAYNTEYEYLGYHYYAIPDSAYDLSALTTTLKAGTTTSDPISLSITTSKLLLGRHYLLPIRLKSVSLGKLDTSLSIAYFKIDTLSIRSKDITSSATFSFNYDDAPSYGDAGESASHLVDSNYTTKYLLFTYHPDMYVQLRYSQPTVINAYTLTSGGDAPERDPRDWTFEGSNDGTSWTVLDTRTYQSFANRTETIQFNTSNTTAYSIYRLNITSNNNGGSGLFQCAEWRLLQFY, encoded by the coding sequence ATGACTACACTTTATATGTATTTAAAAAAGGGTTTAACTATATTTTTGATTTTAGGAGTATTGATATGTGTTTTTATAGCAAGTTGTGTGAAAGACAATAAATTATATTCTCCAGAAGAAGGAAATATCTATATGCCACAAGCATATGCAGATAAAGCAAATTTGTCTTTGTTCGTTTTAGATACTCCTCAAGTGATTACTTTAGGAGCAGCATATTCCGGATTTAATTCAGCATCTACCAATATTCAAGCCGACTTCGAAGTTGATACTTCATTAATTGCTGCATATAATACGGAATATGAATATCTAGGATATCATTATTATGCAATCCCAGATTCGGCATATGATCTGTCCGCACTTACTACAACTTTAAAAGCAGGAACTACAACGTCAGATCCTATTTCACTTTCAATAACCACTAGTAAATTACTTTTGGGTAGACATTATTTATTACCTATACGGTTAAAGAGTGTTTCTTTAGGGAAATTGGATACAAGTTTGTCGATCGCCTATTTTAAGATTGATACGTTAAGTATTCGATCAAAAGATATTACCTCTAGTGCAACATTTTCATTTAATTATGATGATGCCCCTTCTTATGGTGATGCTGGTGAATCAGCAAGCCATTTAGTAGATAGTAACTATACAACTAAATACTTATTATTTACTTATCATCCAGATATGTATGTACAGTTACGTTATTCACAGCCGACAGTAATAAATGCTTACACATTAACCTCTGGAGGTGATGCACCAGAAAGAGATCCACGTGATTGGACTTTTGAAGGCTCAAACGACGGGACAAGTTGGACTGTGCTTGATACAAGGACTTATCAATCATTTGCTAATAGAACTGAAACAATTCAATTCAATACATCTAATACCACTGCTTATTCGATATATAGATTGAATATAACGAGTAATAATAATGGAGGTTCTGGACTTTTTCAATGTGCAGAATGGAGACTTTTACAATTCTATTAA
- a CDS encoding sensor histidine kinase: MKAISLKYITIAVFSIVILSTVQFFLIYNTYTIKSEHFFSDERDMINNDYSKAIVNDKLYPGGSNIIDSVFNKNIDILEVDYNKNPSKFRVDSKAMMTSIFSHLKKHNNLKSILDSIIKIKHHFSKGYKYALAINKFEVAFQRNSYITIYPYNNLHQCEIIGGDLQNPTTYNRVTALTISSPTDKSYRIEFSLHIENNNRAIVILEKMLPTFLLSISSIISIIILFFITFNNWIKQKKLAEMQKDFINSISHEFNTPLTAIIIANKSLQNETFLTQTTKSRTLTDIIERQTKRLNDLFGQVLNLTKSNPANSHKQKQNIGEILNTIIEDYKTKILSKYQEIKFINNLKVEKNIPIDIFWFTTMIQNIIDNGIKYNNQEFKVINIKLEYTLEKKIQISIQDNGIGMTEKTKKRIFEKFYRHNNKLTSAGGLGLGLFYVKQCILMHNWDVNIESIPSEGSTFVITI; this comes from the coding sequence ATGAAAGCGATATCCTTAAAATATATAACTATTGCAGTATTTAGTATAGTAATTTTGTCTACAGTTCAATTTTTTTTAATATACAATACTTACACTATTAAATCAGAACATTTCTTTTCTGACGAAAGGGATATGATAAATAATGATTACTCTAAAGCTATTGTAAATGACAAACTGTATCCAGGAGGAAGTAATATTATTGATTCTGTTTTTAATAAAAATATCGACATTCTCGAAGTCGACTATAATAAAAACCCATCTAAATTCAGGGTTGATTCCAAAGCTATGATGACTTCTATTTTTTCTCATTTGAAGAAACATAATAATTTAAAATCAATACTAGATTCTATCATAAAAATAAAACATCATTTTTCGAAAGGATACAAATATGCATTGGCTATTAACAAATTTGAAGTTGCATTTCAGAGAAATAGTTACATTACAATATACCCCTACAATAACCTACATCAATGTGAAATTATTGGAGGAGATTTACAAAACCCTACAACATACAATAGGGTTACTGCACTTACTATAAGCAGTCCAACAGATAAGTCATACAGAATTGAATTTTCATTACATATTGAAAATAACAACAGAGCAATTGTCATTTTAGAAAAAATGTTACCCACATTTTTACTTTCAATTTCTTCTATTATTTCTATTATTATATTATTTTTTATTACATTTAATAATTGGATCAAACAGAAAAAACTGGCAGAAATGCAAAAAGATTTCATCAACAGTATTTCTCATGAATTCAACACCCCTTTGACTGCTATTATTATTGCAAACAAATCGCTACAGAACGAAACCTTTCTGACTCAAACTACAAAAAGTCGCACACTTACAGATATTATCGAAAGACAAACTAAAAGGCTAAATGATTTATTTGGACAAGTATTAAACTTGACTAAATCCAATCCCGCAAATAGTCATAAACAAAAGCAAAATATTGGCGAAATATTAAATACGATTATAGAAGACTATAAAACCAAAATTTTATCAAAATACCAAGAAATAAAATTTATAAATAATTTAAAAGTAGAAAAAAATATACCTATTGATATTTTTTGGTTTACGACTATGATACAAAATATAATTGACAACGGAATAAAATATAACAATCAAGAATTTAAAGTAATTAATATCAAGTTAGAATATACATTAGAAAAAAAAATACAAATCTCTATTCAGGATAATGGAATTGGAATGACGGAAAAAACAAAGAAACGTATATTTGAAAAATTTTACAGACATAACAATAAGCTTACCAGCGCAGGGGGATTAGGTTTAGGTCTTTTTTATGTTAAACAATGTATATTAATGCATAATTGGGATGTTAATATTGAAAGTATCCCATCAGAAGGTTCTACCTTTGTGATAACTATCTAA
- a CDS encoding glycoside hydrolase family 125 protein: MHRRKFLYNIGMAGTGVMLGSNTVFAKSPDFPIVRVAKDKRNFTSSIIEAAIAEFQKNVKNKELTWLFANCFPNTLDTTVFYSEEKGIPDTYVITGDIDAMWMRDSSAQVWPYMQFAGKDPKIHKLIAGVINRQKHYILEDPYANAFYKNDTQISEWESDLTDMKPGIHERKWEIDSLCYPIRLAYNFWKITGDTSPFDDKWENSVSTIYETFIDQQKKTGDGKYHFQRKTENATDTQPMHGYGYPVNPIGLISSAFRPSDDATLYSFLIPSNFFAVKSLKQAAEMLRTVRKNEVLSSKLIVLATEVQSALDKYATIVHPRFGKIYAFEINGFGGVNPMDDANVPSLLSLPYLDSIDANDPIYQNTRKFVWSASNPFFYKGTVAEGIGGPHVAKDMIWPMSIIIKGLTSNDQEEIKSCIQMLMRSHAGKGFMHESFNKDDASKFSRSWFAWTNTLFGELLWKTYNNHLSLLNTI, translated from the coding sequence ATGCACAGAAGAAAATTTTTATACAATATTGGAATGGCTGGAACTGGAGTTATGTTAGGCTCTAATACCGTATTCGCAAAAAGTCCAGATTTTCCCATAGTTAGAGTTGCAAAAGATAAACGAAATTTCACTAGTTCAATTATCGAAGCCGCTATAGCAGAATTTCAAAAAAATGTAAAAAACAAAGAACTTACTTGGCTTTTCGCCAATTGTTTTCCTAATACCTTAGATACGACAGTTTTTTATTCAGAGGAAAAGGGAATTCCTGATACGTATGTAATTACAGGAGATATAGATGCTATGTGGATGCGTGATAGTAGTGCTCAAGTGTGGCCATACATGCAATTTGCAGGTAAGGACCCCAAAATCCATAAGTTAATAGCTGGTGTGATTAATAGGCAAAAACACTACATACTAGAAGATCCTTATGCAAATGCATTTTATAAAAATGATACGCAAATAAGCGAATGGGAATCTGACCTAACAGACATGAAACCCGGGATTCATGAAAGGAAATGGGAAATTGATTCTTTATGTTATCCAATAAGGTTGGCCTATAATTTTTGGAAAATTACTGGAGATACTTCTCCTTTTGATGACAAGTGGGAGAATTCTGTATCTACAATTTATGAAACCTTTATAGATCAACAAAAAAAGACAGGAGATGGTAAATATCATTTTCAAAGAAAAACAGAAAATGCGACAGATACACAACCAATGCATGGCTATGGTTATCCTGTGAATCCAATAGGTTTAATCTCTAGTGCTTTTAGACCTAGTGATGATGCTACCCTATATTCATTTTTAATTCCAAGTAATTTCTTTGCTGTGAAGAGTCTGAAACAAGCTGCAGAGATGTTACGTACAGTTAGAAAAAATGAAGTATTATCTAGTAAATTAATAGTCTTAGCAACGGAGGTACAATCAGCATTAGATAAATATGCCACTATAGTTCATCCTAGATTTGGTAAAATCTATGCATTTGAAATAAATGGTTTTGGTGGTGTTAATCCAATGGACGATGCAAATGTTCCTAGTTTGTTATCCTTACCTTATTTGGATAGTATTGATGCGAATGATCCGATTTATCAAAATACTCGAAAATTTGTATGGTCTGCATCTAATCCATTTTTTTATAAAGGAACAGTTGCAGAAGGTATTGGTGGTCCGCATGTGGCGAAGGATATGATTTGGCCAATGAGCATTATTATCAAAGGATTGACTTCTAATGATCAAGAGGAAATAAAAAGTTGTATTCAAATGCTTATGCGAAGCCATGCGGGTAAAGGATTTATGCATGAATCTTTTAATAAAGATGATGCTTCTAAATTTTCGCGTAGTTGGTTTGCATGGACGAATACTTTGTTTGGTGAATTGCTATGGAAAACTTATAATAATCATTTATCCTTATTAAATACAATATAA